In one window of Canis lupus baileyi chromosome 12, mCanLup2.hap1, whole genome shotgun sequence DNA:
- the APH1A gene encoding gamma-secretase subunit APH-1A: protein MGAAVFFGCTFVAFGPAFALFLITVAGDPLRVIILVAGAFFWLVSLLLASVVWFILVHVTDRSDARLQYGLLIFGAAVSVLLQEVFRFAYYKLLKKADEGLASLSEDGRSPISIRQMAYVSGLSFGIISGVFSVINILADALGPGVVGIHGDSPYYFLTSAFLTAAIILLHTFWGVVFFDACERRRYWALGLVVGSHLLTSGLTFLNPWYEASLLPIYAVTVSMGLWAFITAGGSFRSIQRSLSCRRQEDSRVMVYSALRIPPED, encoded by the exons ATGGGGGCCGCAGTGTTTTTCGGATGCACTTTCGTCGCTTTCGGCCCGGCCTTTGCGCTTTTCTTGATCACTGTGGCTGGGGACCCTCTTCGCGTCATCATCTTGGTTGCGGG GGCATTTTTCTGGCTGGTCTCCTTGCTCTTGGCCTCTGTGGTCTGGTTCATCTTGGTCCATGTGACCGACCGGTCAGATGCCCGCCTCCAGTATGGCCTCCTGATTTTTGGTGCTGCGGTCTCTGTCCTTCTACAGGAGGTGTTCCGCTTTGCCTACTACAAGCTGCTTAA gaaGGCAGATGAGGGGTTAGCATCGCTGAGTGAGGACGGAAGATCACCCATCTCCATCCGCCAGATGGCCTATG TTTCTGGTCTTTCCTTCGGTATCATCAGTGGTGTCTTCTCTGTTATCAATATTTTGGCTGATGCACTTGGGCCAGGTGTGGTTGGCATCCACGGAGACTCACCCTATTACTTCCTGACTTCAG CCTTTCTGACAGCAGCCATTATCCTGCTCCATACCTTTTGGGGAGTTGTGTTCTTTGATGCCTGTGAAAGGAGACGGTACTGGGCTTTGGGCCTGGTGGTTGGGAGTCACCTACTGACATCAGGACTG ACATTCCTGAACCCCTGGTATGAGGCCAGCTTGCTGCCCATCTATGCAGTCACTGTTTCCATGGGGCTCTGGGCCTTCATCACAGCTGGAGGTTCCTTCCGAAGTATCCAACGCAGCCTCTCGT GCCGACGGCAGGAGGACAGTCGGGTGATGGTGTATTCTGCCCTGCGCATCCCACCCGAGGACTGA
- the CA14 gene encoding carbonic anhydrase 14 isoform X7 produces the protein MLFFSLLLEVIWILAAEGGPHGQDHWPASHPECGSNAQSPIDIQTDSVTFDPELPALQLQGYDQPGTEPLDLHNNGHTVQLSLPPTMYLEGLPRKYVAAQLHLHWGETGSLRGSEHQINGEATAAELHIVHYDSDSYDSLGEAAPKPQGLAVLGILIEVGEAKNPVYEHILSHLHEIRHKDQKTSVPPFNVGELLPPQLNQFFRYNGSLTTPPCYQSVLWTVFNRRAQISMGQLEELQETLFSTEEEPSKLLVRNYRAPQPLNQRTVFASFIQVGSLYTTGEMLSLGVGILVGCLCLLLAVYFIARKIRKKRLGNRKTVVFTSARTTEA, from the exons GCCCACACGGTCAAGACCACTGGCCAGCCTCTCACCCGGAGTGTGGCAGCAATGCCCAATCCCCCATCGATATCCAGACAGACAGTGTGACCTTTGACCCCGAGTTGCCTGCTCTGCAGCTCCAAGGATACGACCAGCCTGGCACTGAGCCTTTGGACCTGCACAATAATGGCCATACAG TACAACTCTCTCTGCCCCCTACCATGTATCTGGAGGGACTTCCCCGAAAATATGTAGCTGCCCAGCTTCACCTACACTGGGGTGAGACAGGATCCCTGAGGGGATCAGAGCACCAGATCAACGGTGAAGCCACAGCGGCCGAG CTCCACATTGTACATTATGATTCTGACTCCTATGACAGCTTGGGCGAGGCTGCTCCAAAGCCGCAGGGCCTGGCTGTCTTGGGCATCCTCATTGAG GTGGGTGAGGCTAAGAATCCAGTTTATGAACATATTCTGAGTCACCTCCATGAAATCAGGCATAAAG ATCAGAAGACTTCAGTGCCTCCCTTCAACGTGGGAGAGCTGCTCCCCCCACAGCTGAACCAGTTCTTCCGCTACAATGGCTCGCTCACCACACCCCCCTGCTACCAGAGTGTGCTCTGGACAGTCTTCAATCGAAGGGCTCAGATTTCCATGGGACAG CTGGAAGAGCTTCAGGAAACGCTGTTTTCCACAGAAGAAGAGCCCTCTAAGCTACTGGTACGGAACTACCGAGCCCCCCAGCCTCTCAATCAGCGAACAGTCTTTGCTTCTTTCATCCAAG TGGGATCCTTGTATACTACAG GCGAAATGCTGAGTCTGGGAGTGGGAATCTTGGTTGGCTGTCTCTGCCTTCTGTTGGCTGTTTATTTCATCGCCAGGAAGATTCG GAAGAAGAGGCTAGGAAACCGGAAAACCGTGGTCTTCACCTCAGCACGAACCACAGAGGCATAG
- the CA14 gene encoding carbonic anhydrase 14 isoform X6 codes for MLFFSLLLEVIWILAAEGGPHGQDHWPASHPECGSNAQSPIDIQTDSVTFDPELPALQLQGYDQPGTEPLDLHNNGHTVQLSLPPTMYLEGLPRKYVAAQLHLHWGETGSLRGSEHQINGEATAAELHIVHYDSDSYDSLGEAAPKPQGLAVLGILIEVGEAKNPVYEHILSHLHEIRHKDQKTSVPPFNVGELLPPQLNQFFRYNGSLTTPPCYQSVLWTVFNRRAQISMGQVSGGELEELQETLFSTEEEPSKLLVRNYRAPQPLNQRTVFASFIQVGSLYTTGEMLSLGVGILVGCLCLLLAVYFIARKIRKKRLGNRKTVVFTSARTTEA; via the exons GCCCACACGGTCAAGACCACTGGCCAGCCTCTCACCCGGAGTGTGGCAGCAATGCCCAATCCCCCATCGATATCCAGACAGACAGTGTGACCTTTGACCCCGAGTTGCCTGCTCTGCAGCTCCAAGGATACGACCAGCCTGGCACTGAGCCTTTGGACCTGCACAATAATGGCCATACAG TACAACTCTCTCTGCCCCCTACCATGTATCTGGAGGGACTTCCCCGAAAATATGTAGCTGCCCAGCTTCACCTACACTGGGGTGAGACAGGATCCCTGAGGGGATCAGAGCACCAGATCAACGGTGAAGCCACAGCGGCCGAG CTCCACATTGTACATTATGATTCTGACTCCTATGACAGCTTGGGCGAGGCTGCTCCAAAGCCGCAGGGCCTGGCTGTCTTGGGCATCCTCATTGAG GTGGGTGAGGCTAAGAATCCAGTTTATGAACATATTCTGAGTCACCTCCATGAAATCAGGCATAAAG ATCAGAAGACTTCAGTGCCTCCCTTCAACGTGGGAGAGCTGCTCCCCCCACAGCTGAACCAGTTCTTCCGCTACAATGGCTCGCTCACCACACCCCCCTGCTACCAGAGTGTGCTCTGGACAGTCTTCAATCGAAGGGCTCAGATTTCCATGGGACAGGTGAGCGGTGGAGAG CTGGAAGAGCTTCAGGAAACGCTGTTTTCCACAGAAGAAGAGCCCTCTAAGCTACTGGTACGGAACTACCGAGCCCCCCAGCCTCTCAATCAGCGAACAGTCTTTGCTTCTTTCATCCAAG TGGGATCCTTGTATACTACAG GCGAAATGCTGAGTCTGGGAGTGGGAATCTTGGTTGGCTGTCTCTGCCTTCTGTTGGCTGTTTATTTCATCGCCAGGAAGATTCG GAAGAAGAGGCTAGGAAACCGGAAAACCGTGGTCTTCACCTCAGCACGAACCACAGAGGCATAG
- the CA14 gene encoding carbonic anhydrase 14 isoform X5, translating to MLFFSLLLEVIWILAAEGGRQHWTYVGPHGQDHWPASHPECGSNAQSPIDIQTDSVTFDPELPALQLQGYDQPGTEPLDLHNNGHTVQLSLPPTMYLEGLPRKYVAAQLHLHWGETGSLRGSEHQINGEATAAELHIVHYDSDSYDSLGEAAPKPQGLAVLGILIEVGEAKNPVYEHILSHLHEIRHKDQKTSVPPFNVGELLPPQLNQFFRYNGSLTTPPCYQSVLWTVFNRRAQISMGQVSGGELEELQETLFSTEEEPSKLLVRNYRAPQPLNQRTVFASFIQVGSLYTTGEMLSLGVGILVGCLCLLLAVYFIARKIRKKRLGNRKTVVFTSARTTEA from the exons GCCCACACGGTCAAGACCACTGGCCAGCCTCTCACCCGGAGTGTGGCAGCAATGCCCAATCCCCCATCGATATCCAGACAGACAGTGTGACCTTTGACCCCGAGTTGCCTGCTCTGCAGCTCCAAGGATACGACCAGCCTGGCACTGAGCCTTTGGACCTGCACAATAATGGCCATACAG TACAACTCTCTCTGCCCCCTACCATGTATCTGGAGGGACTTCCCCGAAAATATGTAGCTGCCCAGCTTCACCTACACTGGGGTGAGACAGGATCCCTGAGGGGATCAGAGCACCAGATCAACGGTGAAGCCACAGCGGCCGAG CTCCACATTGTACATTATGATTCTGACTCCTATGACAGCTTGGGCGAGGCTGCTCCAAAGCCGCAGGGCCTGGCTGTCTTGGGCATCCTCATTGAG GTGGGTGAGGCTAAGAATCCAGTTTATGAACATATTCTGAGTCACCTCCATGAAATCAGGCATAAAG ATCAGAAGACTTCAGTGCCTCCCTTCAACGTGGGAGAGCTGCTCCCCCCACAGCTGAACCAGTTCTTCCGCTACAATGGCTCGCTCACCACACCCCCCTGCTACCAGAGTGTGCTCTGGACAGTCTTCAATCGAAGGGCTCAGATTTCCATGGGACAGGTGAGCGGTGGAGAG CTGGAAGAGCTTCAGGAAACGCTGTTTTCCACAGAAGAAGAGCCCTCTAAGCTACTGGTACGGAACTACCGAGCCCCCCAGCCTCTCAATCAGCGAACAGTCTTTGCTTCTTTCATCCAAG TGGGATCCTTGTATACTACAG GCGAAATGCTGAGTCTGGGAGTGGGAATCTTGGTTGGCTGTCTCTGCCTTCTGTTGGCTGTTTATTTCATCGCCAGGAAGATTCG GAAGAAGAGGCTAGGAAACCGGAAAACCGTGGTCTTCACCTCAGCACGAACCACAGAGGCATAG